The Saccharopolyspora gloriosae genome window below encodes:
- a CDS encoding NRAMP family divalent metal transporter, which translates to MSGTSTKTGAHRGALIGAVFLMATSAIGPGFITQTTDFTMRLGAAFAFVIVLSVLIDIAVQLNVWRVIGVSGMRAQDLGNKVLPGLGYAMAVLVVFGGLVFNIANVSGTSLGLDALFGLDAKIGGTLSALLAIGIFLSKRAGVAMDRIVVVLGVLMIGLTTYVAIVSDPPVGEAMRQAVLPDQVDFLAVTTLIGGTVGGYITYAGAHRLVDAGVTGPERIVDVSRSSVLSLLVTGVMRAVLFLAVLGVVAGGATLTSANPTAEAFGHAAGEIGVRAFGLIMWAAAITSVVGAAYTSVSFLVTFSAGLERARTWLVVGFIAVSTAVFLVLDQAPTTLLVMAGALNGLILPVGFGVLLWVAARRSDLLGGYRYPRWLLVIGVLAWLLSLYFGVNSLSAIAQLWQ; encoded by the coding sequence ATGAGCGGCACCAGCACGAAGACCGGCGCCCACCGCGGCGCGCTGATCGGAGCCGTCTTCCTGATGGCCACCAGCGCCATCGGGCCCGGCTTCATCACCCAGACCACCGACTTCACCATGCGGCTCGGCGCGGCGTTCGCCTTCGTCATCGTGCTGTCCGTGCTGATCGACATCGCCGTGCAGCTCAACGTGTGGCGCGTCATCGGCGTCTCCGGCATGCGCGCCCAGGACCTCGGGAACAAGGTGCTGCCCGGCCTGGGCTACGCGATGGCCGTGCTCGTCGTGTTCGGCGGGCTCGTGTTCAACATCGCCAACGTGTCCGGCACCTCGCTCGGGCTCGACGCCCTGTTCGGGCTGGACGCCAAGATCGGCGGGACGCTGTCCGCGCTGCTGGCCATCGGGATCTTCCTGAGCAAGCGCGCCGGTGTGGCGATGGACCGCATCGTGGTGGTGCTGGGCGTGCTCATGATCGGGCTCACCACCTACGTCGCCATCGTGTCCGACCCGCCCGTCGGGGAGGCGATGCGCCAGGCCGTGCTGCCCGACCAGGTCGACTTCCTCGCCGTCACCACGCTCATCGGCGGCACCGTCGGTGGCTACATCACCTACGCGGGCGCGCACCGGCTGGTCGACGCCGGCGTGACCGGACCGGAGCGGATCGTCGACGTCAGCCGCAGCTCGGTGCTGTCGCTGCTGGTCACCGGCGTGATGCGGGCCGTGCTGTTCCTCGCGGTGCTCGGTGTGGTGGCCGGTGGCGCGACGCTCACCTCCGCCAACCCGACCGCCGAGGCGTTCGGGCACGCGGCCGGGGAGATCGGCGTCCGTGCCTTCGGGCTGATCATGTGGGCGGCGGCGATCACCTCGGTCGTCGGTGCCGCCTACACCTCGGTGTCGTTCCTGGTGACCTTCTCCGCAGGCCTGGAGCGGGCCCGGACCTGGCTGGTCGTCGGCTTCATCGCGGTGTCCACCGCCGTGTTCCTCGTGCTGGACCAGGCGCCGACGACGCTGCTGGTGATGGCGGGAGCGCTCAACGGGCTGATCCTGCCCGTCGGGTTCGGCGTGCTGCTGTGGGTGGCGGCGCGGCGCAGTGATCTGCTGGGCGGGTACCGCTACCCGCGCTGGCTGCTGGTGATCGGCGTGCTCGCCTGGCTGCTGTCGCTGTACTTCGGGGTGAACTCGCTGAGCGCCATCGCGCAGCTGTGGCAGTGA
- a CDS encoding carboxyltransferase domain-containing protein: MRVLRCADSALLVELADLPAVQALHGELRDSTPDGVLDLVPAARTLLLRLDPDRADPAAVERAVREVRVGERRGDDGGLLRVPVVYDGADLAEVAKLTGLTEREVVHEHTEHPWTVAFGGFAPGFGYLTGGSPKLAVPRRGESRTRVPAGAVGLAGEFSGVYPRESPGGWQLIGRTHLEIWRTDREPPALLRPGVRVRFEEVS, encoded by the coding sequence GTGCGGGTGCTGCGCTGCGCCGATTCGGCGCTGCTCGTGGAGCTGGCCGACCTGCCCGCGGTGCAGGCGCTGCACGGCGAGCTGCGGGATTCCACCCCGGACGGCGTGCTCGACCTGGTGCCCGCGGCCCGCACGCTGCTGCTGCGGCTGGACCCGGACCGCGCGGATCCGGCGGCCGTCGAACGGGCGGTGCGCGAAGTCCGCGTCGGCGAGCGGCGCGGTGACGACGGCGGGCTGCTGCGGGTACCCGTGGTCTACGACGGCGCGGACCTCGCCGAGGTCGCGAAGCTGACGGGGCTCACGGAGCGGGAGGTCGTGCACGAGCACACCGAGCACCCGTGGACGGTCGCCTTCGGCGGGTTCGCCCCCGGTTTCGGCTACCTCACCGGTGGCTCGCCGAAGCTGGCCGTGCCGCGGCGCGGCGAGTCGCGGACCCGAGTGCCCGCGGGCGCGGTGGGGCTGGCCGGGGAGTTCAGCGGCGTCTACCCGCGGGAGTCGCCGGGCGGCTGGCAGCTCATCGGCCGCACCCACTTGGAGATCTGGCGCACCGACCGGGAGCCGCCCGCGCTGCTGCGGCCCGGCGTGCGCGTCCGGTTCGAGGAAGTCTCATGA
- a CDS encoding 5-oxoprolinase subunit PxpA, producing the protein MDLNSDLAEGFGRWELGDDSALLGVVTSANVACGFHAGDPGVIRRACAEAAARTVAVGAQVGYRDLAGFGRRFIDVPPRELTDEVLYQLAALDGIARVEGTAVTYVKPHGALYNAIVRDEAQAAAVVEAVRAYDPALAVLGLPGSTWLAQAADAGLRVFREAFADRAYTPEATLVSRREPGAVLHDPELIARRCLRIARGEPIDAVDGTEIAVSAESICVHGDSPGAVRIAETVRDRLRADGVELAPFAPDRSR; encoded by the coding sequence ATCGACCTGAACTCGGATCTCGCCGAGGGCTTCGGCCGGTGGGAACTCGGCGACGACAGCGCGCTGCTGGGCGTGGTGACCAGTGCGAACGTGGCGTGCGGTTTCCACGCCGGAGACCCCGGCGTGATCCGCCGGGCCTGCGCGGAGGCGGCGGCGCGGACGGTCGCGGTGGGTGCCCAGGTCGGCTACCGGGACCTCGCCGGGTTCGGCCGCAGGTTCATCGACGTGCCGCCGCGCGAACTCACCGACGAGGTGCTGTACCAGCTGGCCGCGCTCGACGGCATCGCCCGCGTGGAGGGCACCGCGGTGACCTACGTGAAACCGCACGGCGCGCTCTACAACGCGATCGTGCGCGACGAGGCGCAGGCCGCGGCGGTGGTCGAAGCGGTGCGCGCCTACGACCCGGCGCTCGCGGTGCTCGGCCTGCCCGGTTCGACGTGGCTCGCGCAGGCCGCCGACGCGGGCCTGCGGGTGTTCCGGGAGGCGTTCGCAGACCGCGCCTACACCCCGGAGGCGACCCTGGTGTCCCGCCGCGAACCCGGTGCCGTGCTGCACGACCCGGAGCTGATCGCGCGGCGGTGCCTGCGCATCGCGCGCGGCGAGCCGATCGACGCCGTCGACGGCACCGAGATCGCGGTGTCGGCCGAGTCGATCTGCGTGCACGGCGACAGCCCCGGAGCGGTGCGGATCGCCGAGACCGTGCGGGACCGGCTGCGGGCCGACGGCGTCGAGCTCGCCCCGTTCGCACCGGACCGGTCGAGGTGA
- a CDS encoding biotin-dependent carboxyltransferase family protein: MIEIVQPGPLATVQDLGRSGHAGIGVGVSGAADRSSLRLANRLVGNAEGAAAIETTFGGLLLRPDRDVTVAVTGADSPLTVDGRAEPVNTVLRVRAGASLRLGAPARGLRGYVAVRGGIDVEPVLGSRATDVLSGLGPPQLTAGTRLPVGPPPAEFPVVDQAPVRPVRDGDLELSVVLGPRADWFTEQAVSALLGEAFAASADLNRVGVRLDGPALPRARTEELPSEGMALGSLQVPPSGRPTLFLADHPVTGGYPVIAVVLAADVDRAAQARPGQRVRFRQVTPAKR, from the coding sequence ATGATCGAGATCGTGCAGCCCGGTCCGCTGGCGACCGTGCAGGACCTGGGCCGCAGCGGGCACGCGGGCATCGGGGTCGGCGTCTCCGGCGCGGCCGATCGGAGCTCGCTGCGGCTGGCGAACCGCCTCGTCGGCAACGCGGAGGGCGCGGCCGCGATCGAGACCACCTTCGGTGGACTGCTGCTGCGTCCCGACCGGGACGTGACGGTGGCGGTGACCGGTGCCGACTCCCCGCTGACGGTGGACGGCCGAGCGGAACCGGTGAACACCGTGCTGCGGGTCCGCGCCGGAGCGTCGCTGCGGCTCGGTGCCCCGGCGCGCGGCCTGCGCGGGTACGTGGCGGTGCGCGGCGGGATCGACGTGGAGCCGGTGCTCGGTTCCCGCGCCACCGACGTGCTCTCCGGGCTCGGTCCGCCGCAGCTCACCGCGGGCACCCGGCTGCCGGTCGGGCCGCCGCCCGCGGAGTTCCCGGTCGTCGACCAGGCCCCGGTCCGTCCCGTGCGCGACGGAGACCTGGAGCTCTCGGTCGTGCTGGGGCCGCGCGCGGACTGGTTCACCGAGCAGGCCGTCAGCGCGCTGCTGGGGGAGGCGTTCGCGGCCAGCGCCGACCTCAACCGGGTGGGCGTGCGCCTGGACGGGCCCGCACTGCCGAGGGCGCGCACCGAGGAACTGCCCAGCGAAGGCATGGCGCTCGGTTCCCTGCAGGTGCCGCCGTCGGGGCGGCCGACGCTGTTCCTCGCCGACCACCCCGTCACCGGCGGGTACCCGGTGATCGCGGTGGTGCTCGCCGCCGACGTGGACCGGGCCGCGCAGGCCCGGCCGGGGCAGCGCGTGCGATTCCGTCAAGTGACCCCAGCGAAGAGGTGA
- a CDS encoding GntR family transcriptional regulator, producing MTSAQWVDRLAADRSLLERTSTVERVTDLLRQRIIQGELPPGTQLSEVSAKDALGVSRNTLREAFRLLGHERLLVHEMHKGVSVRKPTSADVTDLYRLRRIIEVGAVRNAATTKTDLVQAVARAVRAGEQASEDGDWGEVGTANMRFHEALVGLADSPRINDAMAGLLAELRLAFHVMSTDDQGELDPRRTRGFYESYVERNRAIADKVAEGELESAAADLEGYLADAESHLIEAYTARG from the coding sequence ATGACCAGCGCGCAGTGGGTCGACCGGTTGGCAGCGGACCGGTCCCTGCTCGAACGGACCAGCACCGTCGAGCGGGTCACCGACCTGCTGCGGCAGCGCATCATCCAGGGCGAACTGCCACCCGGCACCCAGCTCTCCGAGGTCAGCGCGAAGGACGCGCTCGGCGTCTCCCGCAACACCCTGCGCGAGGCGTTCCGGCTGCTCGGGCACGAGCGCCTGCTGGTGCACGAGATGCACAAGGGCGTCTCGGTGCGCAAACCCACCAGCGCCGACGTGACCGACCTCTACCGGCTGCGGCGGATCATCGAGGTGGGCGCCGTGCGCAACGCCGCCACCACGAAGACCGACCTGGTGCAGGCCGTGGCCCGCGCGGTCCGCGCGGGCGAGCAGGCGAGCGAGGACGGCGACTGGGGCGAGGTCGGCACCGCCAACATGCGCTTCCACGAAGCGCTGGTCGGCCTCGCCGACAGCCCGCGCATCAACGACGCGATGGCCGGTCTGCTGGCCGAACTGCGCCTGGCGTTCCACGTGATGTCCACCGACGACCAGGGCGAACTCGACCCGCGCCGCACCCGCGGCTTCTACGAGTCCTACGTGGAGCGCAACCGCGCCATCGCCGACAAGGTCGCCGAGGGCGAGCTGGAATCGGCCGCCGCCGACCTGGAGGGCTACCTCGCCGACGCGGAGTCCCACCTCATCGAGGCCTACACCGCCCGGGGCTGA
- a CDS encoding putative hydro-lyase codes for MQPATMTPEQARAAFRAGLRTPTAGYSSGWTQANLLTLPRADAYDFLLFAQRNPRSCPVLDVTEPGETAASIFAGDLRTDLPAYRIYRHGELVEERGEVTDLWRDDLVSFLIGCSFTFEAALLEAGVPVRHVEQGRNVPMYRTNRECRPAGALAGPLVVSMRPMPADQVATAVRVTSRYPAVHGAPVHIGSPAELGIRDLDAPDFGEPVSIRPGEVPVFWACGVTPQAAVMRSRPALAIGHAPGHMAVTDARDSDHLVP; via the coding sequence ATGCAGCCCGCGACGATGACACCCGAGCAGGCCAGGGCCGCGTTCCGCGCGGGTCTCCGGACGCCGACGGCGGGCTACAGCTCGGGGTGGACGCAGGCGAACCTGTTGACGTTGCCGCGCGCGGACGCCTACGACTTCCTGCTGTTCGCGCAGCGCAACCCGCGGTCCTGCCCGGTGCTGGACGTGACCGAACCGGGCGAGACGGCGGCGTCGATCTTCGCCGGGGACCTGCGCACCGACCTGCCCGCCTACCGGATCTACCGGCACGGCGAGCTCGTCGAGGAGCGCGGCGAGGTCACCGACCTGTGGCGCGACGACCTGGTGTCGTTCCTCATCGGGTGCAGCTTCACCTTCGAGGCCGCGCTGCTCGAAGCGGGCGTCCCGGTGCGGCACGTCGAGCAGGGCCGCAACGTGCCCATGTACCGGACGAACCGCGAGTGCCGCCCGGCGGGCGCGCTGGCCGGGCCGCTGGTGGTGTCGATGCGCCCGATGCCCGCCGACCAGGTGGCCACCGCGGTGCGGGTGACCTCCCGCTACCCCGCGGTGCACGGCGCGCCGGTGCACATCGGGTCGCCGGCCGAACTCGGGATCCGGGACCTGGATGCACCGGACTTCGGGGAACCGGTGTCGATCCGGCCGGGGGAGGTCCCGGTGTTCTGGGCGTGCGGGGTGACTCCGCAGGCGGCGGTGATGCGGTCCCGGCCGGCGCTCGCGATCGGGCACGCCCCCGGCCACATGGCCGTCACCGACGCGCGCGACAGCGACCACCTGGTGCCGTGA
- a CDS encoding SAM-dependent methyltransferase produces MGTSSDTDGRRRLAGLGQPEQPSMARVFDYLLGGTSHFELDRRLAEDMKPVLPNIAEHIQVIHAFLSRAVRYLAERGIDQFLDLGTGLPTVGDVHGTAQRVDPTAKIAYVDADPFTVRLAEAQLHGVRGVTVTEADLCEPASVLTAPGVTGLLDFTRPVAVLAMAALPFITEDDELSGVVAAYRDACSVGSALVCSHLSVVTATAEQVRGFGDVAERIGRRPIWRSPDDFHTVFNGYELAEPGLLRTALWRPELGEPTVGAHDPLEVDTCSAVGMLVSRPVPTALHLVRR; encoded by the coding sequence ATGGGAACTTCGTCCGACACGGACGGGCGACGACGGCTGGCGGGCCTGGGGCAGCCGGAGCAGCCCTCGATGGCGCGCGTCTTCGACTACCTGCTGGGCGGGACGAGCCATTTCGAGCTCGACCGCAGGCTCGCCGAGGACATGAAGCCGGTGCTGCCGAACATCGCCGAGCACATCCAGGTCATCCACGCCTTCCTGAGCCGCGCGGTGCGCTACCTCGCCGAACGCGGCATCGACCAGTTCCTCGACCTGGGAACGGGACTGCCCACGGTCGGCGACGTGCACGGCACCGCCCAGCGGGTGGATCCGACGGCGAAGATCGCCTACGTCGACGCCGACCCGTTCACGGTGCGGCTGGCCGAGGCGCAGCTGCACGGGGTGCGCGGGGTGACGGTCACCGAGGCCGACCTGTGCGAACCGGCCAGCGTGCTGACCGCGCCGGGCGTGACGGGGCTGCTGGACTTCACCCGCCCGGTTGCGGTGCTGGCGATGGCGGCGCTGCCGTTCATCACCGAGGACGACGAGCTCTCCGGGGTGGTCGCGGCGTACCGGGACGCGTGCTCGGTGGGCAGCGCCCTGGTCTGCTCGCACCTGTCGGTGGTCACCGCCACGGCCGAGCAGGTCCGCGGGTTCGGTGACGTGGCGGAGCGGATCGGGCGGCGGCCGATCTGGCGTTCGCCCGACGACTTCCACACCGTGTTCAACGGTTACGAACTGGCCGAACCGGGGCTGCTGCGCACGGCGCTGTGGCGCCCGGAACTGGGTGAGCCGACCGTCGGCGCGCACGATCCGCTCGAGGTGGACACCTGCTCGGCGGTGGGAATGCTGGTGTCCCGGCC